A single genomic interval of Nostoc commune NIES-4072 harbors:
- a CDS encoding BON domain-containing protein, giving the protein MGWLKRLFGMEKPQNAQVNPTAQSIAQAPNTNVASTATQSIPPERVGLSGEYDQSGLAKRVALAFDQDPQLDDVNTLWVAQTGSTVVLKGKVPSQEILNKMVSVARSVSGATDVDTNQATIG; this is encoded by the coding sequence ATGGGTTGGTTAAAAAGACTATTTGGGATGGAAAAACCTCAAAATGCACAAGTAAATCCTACTGCACAGTCAATAGCGCAAGCTCCTAATACTAACGTTGCGTCTACTGCTACGCAATCAATACCCCCAGAACGTGTGGGTTTAAGCGGCGAATATGACCAAAGTGGTTTGGCAAAGCGGGTCGCGTTAGCATTTGATCAAGACCCCCAACTCGATGATGTTAATACCCTTTGGGTTGCTCAGACAGGTAGCACTGTGGTATTGAAAGGTAAAGTTCCCAGTCAAGAAATTCTCAACAAGATGGTTTCTGTAGCTCGTTCTGTTAGTGGGGCTACAGATGTTGACACTAACCAAGCCACGATTGGCTAA
- the ilvN gene encoding acetolactate synthase small subunit, translating to MKHTLSVLVEDEAGVLSRISGLFARRGFNIESLAVGPAEQGGVSRITMVVPGDDRVIEQLTKQLYKLVNVLKVQDITETPCVERELMLLKVNASTSNRSEVIELSQIFRARVVDVAEDSLTLEVVGDPGKMVAIVQVLQKFGLREVARTGKIALTRESGVNTELLKSLEAKV from the coding sequence ATGAAACATACCCTTTCAGTTCTCGTAGAAGATGAGGCGGGTGTTCTTTCCCGCATTTCTGGTTTATTCGCCCGTCGCGGCTTTAATATTGAAAGCCTTGCTGTTGGCCCTGCTGAACAAGGAGGAGTCTCTCGAATTACTATGGTTGTACCTGGTGACGATCGCGTTATCGAGCAACTTACCAAGCAACTATACAAGTTAGTCAATGTCCTTAAGGTACAAGATATTACCGAAACTCCTTGTGTAGAGAGGGAATTGATGCTCTTGAAGGTGAATGCTAGTACCAGTAATCGTTCAGAAGTGATCGAACTGTCTCAGATTTTCCGGGCGCGAGTGGTGGACGTGGCGGAAGATTCTCTCACCTTAGAAGTTGTAGGAGATCCAGGTAAAATGGTAGCGATCGTGCAGGTGTTGCAAAAATTTGGTTTGAGAGAAGTCGCCCGCACTGGCAAAATTGCCCTGACTCGTGAATCCGGTGTGAATACAGAGTTACTCAAGTCCTTGGAAGCAAAAGTTTAG
- a CDS encoding PhoD-like phosphatase — protein MKYQVGDEFLQELPLILAGPILKHTEPDSVTVWVALKQFCQVELKVYGTTNDGEVLGNCLLEGQRSTVALGKYLHIAAITARSMEEHRLTSNRIYAYDLQFTLADQTQQRLQQALCSHPFPTVSISYFEHQKPTFVLPPNRLQDLQIIHASCRKPHGHGFDALPILDGLIEAKANQPQHRPHQLFLTGDQIYGDDVAEPSLWVASTLGDALLGWEEQLPVNGIYYTPQQLPPGERADVATNQAGLTAGLHNKAEKVNSHLFSLGEYYATYLLAWSPVCWPAAFPKGHQVTRKRKAIKNWNRQVQHLRQFIYTLGKVRRALANIPMYTIFDDHDVTDDWNLNQAWCLRVLGHPLGRRIVQNALLAYTVFQGWGNTPEQFAEGKSGEKLLKAAQAWSAFKGRDAKADEAIAHYIGMPANDPHTDLPILVRDGAVFILDRHPEAITWHYIVRSDCHQVIVLDTRTWRGYPADQKPIAPPMLLCPKAFEQQLVLPLQEIAEQTQIQTTFVIAPTNVFGLQVIDWIHDWHLQREKVFSTDVGDAWNINVEALAKFLTTLFEERQQVVILSGDIHYSSVAHLSYARTHSKLQSVLVQLTASALKNEEILTRLIHTRLKHWLLPEKVRHWIGWIDPPNMVEVSEKQLQHNRQLLTNSEWHCVLEWIPRNSVQTCRFGADISSLIAPWKQAENAKWKWLQPLMFWKFRWVQEGREVVGFNNLGLVYFEVADGSSYCKVIQDLYWFSSWYPTQVVYSRFESQLTPNQSLLR, from the coding sequence ATGAAGTATCAAGTTGGGGACGAGTTTTTACAAGAACTGCCGCTTATTTTGGCGGGGCCGATCCTAAAACATACTGAACCCGACTCAGTGACAGTATGGGTGGCACTGAAACAGTTTTGTCAAGTAGAACTCAAAGTTTATGGCACAACAAATGATGGTGAAGTACTAGGAAATTGCTTATTAGAGGGACAACGCTCTACCGTCGCTTTGGGCAAGTATCTTCACATTGCTGCTATAACAGCTCGGTCTATGGAGGAGCATCGTTTAACTAGTAACCGCATATATGCATACGACCTCCAATTCACTCTCGCTGACCAAACGCAGCAAAGGCTACAGCAAGCATTATGCTCACACCCCTTTCCTACAGTCAGCATCAGCTACTTTGAGCATCAAAAACCAACCTTTGTTTTGCCGCCAAACCGTCTGCAAGATTTGCAAATTATTCATGCTTCCTGCCGTAAACCTCACGGTCATGGATTTGATGCACTGCCGATTCTTGACGGTTTGATTGAAGCAAAAGCAAATCAACCCCAACACCGCCCTCACCAGCTATTCCTTACTGGAGATCAAATTTACGGCGACGATGTAGCAGAACCGTCGCTGTGGGTTGCCAGTACGCTTGGTGATGCCCTTTTGGGTTGGGAAGAACAACTTCCTGTGAATGGAATATACTACACTCCGCAGCAACTACCCCCTGGAGAGCGGGCTGATGTGGCGACAAATCAAGCTGGATTGACCGCAGGATTACATAATAAAGCTGAGAAAGTTAACAGTCATCTTTTCAGTCTGGGTGAATATTACGCTACTTATTTACTAGCTTGGTCACCAGTGTGTTGGCCAGCCGCATTTCCCAAAGGACACCAAGTAACGCGCAAGAGAAAAGCTATCAAGAACTGGAACCGACAAGTCCAGCATTTGCGACAATTTATTTATACCCTTGGGAAAGTGCGCCGCGCCCTTGCCAATATTCCCATGTACACCATCTTTGATGACCATGATGTTACTGATGACTGGAATTTGAACCAAGCTTGGTGTTTGCGAGTCCTGGGACATCCTTTAGGACGAAGAATAGTCCAAAATGCCTTGTTAGCTTACACTGTGTTTCAAGGTTGGGGCAATACGCCTGAGCAATTTGCAGAAGGTAAATCCGGTGAAAAGCTCTTGAAGGCTGCACAAGCTTGGTCAGCTTTTAAAGGAAGAGATGCAAAGGCTGATGAAGCGATCGCTCATTATATAGGTATGCCAGCTAACGATCCCCACACAGACTTACCTATTTTAGTTCGAGATGGTGCAGTATTCATTCTAGATCGACATCCTGAAGCAATCACTTGGCACTACATAGTCAGAAGCGATTGCCATCAAGTAATTGTGCTGGATACGCGGACTTGGCGGGGTTATCCAGCCGATCAAAAACCAATTGCACCACCAATGCTGCTGTGTCCAAAAGCCTTTGAGCAACAACTAGTTTTACCTTTACAAGAAATAGCAGAACAAACTCAAATTCAAACTACATTTGTGATTGCGCCCACGAATGTATTCGGACTACAAGTTATTGATTGGATTCACGATTGGCACTTACAACGGGAGAAAGTTTTTTCAACCGATGTTGGAGATGCCTGGAACATTAACGTTGAAGCACTGGCGAAATTTCTAACTACTTTGTTTGAGGAACGTCAACAAGTCGTTATTCTATCAGGAGATATTCATTACAGTTCTGTTGCTCACTTGTCTTATGCACGCACTCATTCCAAATTACAGTCTGTTTTAGTGCAGTTAACTGCTAGTGCATTGAAGAATGAAGAGATTTTGACACGGCTTATTCATACACGATTGAAACATTGGCTGCTACCAGAAAAGGTGCGACATTGGATAGGTTGGATTGATCCACCCAATATGGTAGAAGTTTCAGAGAAACAATTACAGCATAATCGCCAGTTGCTGACTAACTCTGAGTGGCATTGTGTGTTGGAGTGGATACCTCGAAACAGCGTTCAGACTTGTCGCTTCGGAGCAGATATATCATCGTTAATAGCTCCCTGGAAACAAGCCGAAAATGCAAAATGGAAATGGTTACAACCCCTGATGTTTTGGAAATTTCGTTGGGTTCAGGAGGGGCGAGAAGTAGTTGGATTTAATAATTTAGGTCTGGTTTACTTTGAGGTGGCAGATGGGAGTAGTTATTGCAAAGTTATTCAAGATTTGTACTGGTTTTCTTCTTGGTATCCAACCCAAGTTGTTTACAGCCGTTTTGAGAGCCAGTTAACGCCTAATCAGTCATTGTTACGATAA
- a CDS encoding GNAT family N-acetyltransferase, translating into MIRLTKPEDAAALIAVANTIGFEPNELEELGNMLADYLEGNSDSERFWITDDDDKDGPVGVAYCEPERMTDQTWNLQLIAIHPDHQGQGRGGKLLRYVEETLKACGGRMLLVETLASFERTRSFYAKYGYEEEARIRDFYTAGADKIVFRKVLNAD; encoded by the coding sequence ATGATCCGACTTACAAAACCCGAAGATGCAGCAGCACTGATTGCCGTAGCCAACACAATCGGTTTTGAGCCGAATGAGCTTGAGGAACTCGGCAACATGCTGGCTGACTACCTCGAGGGCAACAGCGACAGCGAACGCTTCTGGATCACCGACGACGATGACAAAGACGGGCCAGTGGGGGTCGCCTACTGTGAGCCTGAACGGATGACCGATCAGACGTGGAACCTACAATTGATCGCCATTCACCCCGACCACCAGGGACAAGGGCGCGGTGGGAAACTGCTGCGCTACGTTGAAGAAACTTTGAAGGCATGCGGTGGACGAATGCTACTGGTAGAAACGTTAGCGAGCTTCGAGCGTACACGCAGTTTCTATGCGAAGTACGGCTATGAAGAGGAGGCTCGCATCCGAGACTTCTATACGGCGGGGGCTGATAAGATTGTGTTTCGTAAAGTGTTGAATGCGGACTAG
- a CDS encoding malic enzyme-like NAD(P)-binding protein — MANLTPNSSFSLTLRLQIPNRVGMLASITQAIATTGGNLGQIDLIEQTRKESTRDITVDAASTEHAETIVQAVKALPDIKLLSVYDRTFNLHRGGKISITSRIPLKSVSDLAMAYTPGVGRICTAIAQDPEEVYKLTIKQNTVAIVTDGSAVLGLGNLGPDAALPVMEGKAMLFKEFAGLDAFPICLATQDTEEIIQTVKNIAPVFGGVNLEDIAAPRCFEIERRLRQELDIPVFHDDQHGTAIVTLAALFNSLKLVHKSMAEIRIVINGAGAAGVAIARLLRKAGAEKIWMCDSKGIISTSRTDLTEEKLEFAVKAQGTLAGAMQGADVFIGVSAPGVLTPEMVQSMAKEPIVFAMANPIPEIQPELISKDVAVIATGRSDYPNQINNVLAFPGVFRGALDCRAKTITTTMYLEAASAIASLVKPSDLDREHIIPSVFDERVVTAVAAAVQQAARQEGIARN; from the coding sequence ATGGCAAACCTAACTCCTAATTCTAGTTTTAGTTTGACACTGCGCTTGCAGATTCCCAATCGTGTGGGGATGTTAGCATCGATAACTCAGGCGATCGCAACTACTGGCGGTAATCTCGGTCAAATTGATTTAATCGAGCAAACCCGCAAAGAATCCACCCGCGATATTACTGTTGATGCTGCTAGTACTGAACATGCTGAAACCATTGTGCAAGCAGTCAAAGCATTGCCAGACATCAAGTTACTCAGTGTCTATGATCGCACCTTTAATTTACATCGCGGTGGCAAAATCAGCATTACCAGCAGAATTCCCTTAAAAAGTGTGTCTGATTTAGCAATGGCTTACACACCCGGAGTTGGTCGAATTTGTACAGCGATCGCTCAAGATCCAGAGGAAGTTTATAAGTTAACCATCAAACAAAACACTGTTGCCATTGTTACCGATGGTAGCGCCGTTTTGGGATTGGGAAATCTCGGCCCAGATGCTGCTCTCCCAGTCATGGAAGGCAAAGCAATGCTGTTCAAGGAATTTGCAGGGCTAGATGCTTTTCCCATTTGTCTGGCCACCCAAGATACAGAAGAAATTATTCAGACAGTCAAGAATATCGCGCCAGTTTTTGGGGGTGTGAATTTAGAGGATATCGCTGCACCTCGCTGCTTTGAAATTGAAAGAAGATTGCGCCAAGAGTTAGATATCCCCGTTTTTCACGATGACCAGCATGGTACAGCAATTGTCACCTTGGCAGCATTGTTTAATTCCCTAAAGCTGGTACATAAATCAATGGCGGAAATCCGCATCGTGATTAATGGTGCTGGGGCGGCGGGAGTGGCGATCGCTCGGTTACTGAGGAAAGCTGGGGCAGAAAAAATCTGGATGTGCGACTCTAAAGGAATTATCTCTACTAGTCGTACCGATTTGACAGAAGAAAAACTTGAATTTGCCGTGAAAGCTCAGGGTACATTAGCGGGTGCAATGCAAGGGGCAGATGTATTTATTGGAGTCAGCGCACCAGGAGTTTTGACACCAGAAATGGTGCAATCGATGGCGAAAGAGCCAATTGTCTTTGCAATGGCAAATCCGATTCCAGAGATTCAGCCTGAATTAATCAGCAAAGATGTAGCTGTGATCGCTACCGGTCGCAGTGATTACCCAAATCAAATCAATAACGTTTTAGCTTTTCCTGGAGTGTTCCGTGGTGCTTTAGATTGTCGGGCAAAGACAATTACCACCACAATGTACCTAGAAGCTGCAAGTGCGATCGCTTCTTTAGTTAAGCCTTCAGACTTGGATCGGGAACATATTATACCTTCCGTTTTTGATGAGCGCGTTGTTACTGCTGTTGCTGCTGCTGTACAACAAGCAGCGCGTCAAGAAGGTATCGCTCGGAATTAA
- the psbA gene encoding photosystem II q(b) protein, whose amino-acid sequence MTTTLGRSESGNLWNRFCQWITSTDNRLYIGWFGVLMIPTLLTATICFIIAFIAAPPVDIDGIREPVSGSLLYGNNIITGAVVPTSNAIGLHFYPIWEAASMDEWLYNGGPYQLIVLHFLIGIFCWLGRQWELSYRLGMRPWICVAYSAPVAAATSVFLIYPIGQGSFSDGMPLGISGTFNFMLVFQAEHNILMHPFHQLGVAAVFGGSLFCAMHGSLVTSSLVRETTESESQNYGYKFGQEEETYSIVAAHGYFGRLIWQYASFNNSRSLHFFLAAWPVVGIWLTALGISTMAFNLNGFNFNQSVLDSKGHVVNTWADVLNRANLGIEVMHERNAHNFPLDLAAGEAVPLATIAPAIHNNIVERVEAT is encoded by the coding sequence ATGACCACAACTTTAGGAAGAAGCGAAAGCGGCAACCTGTGGAATCGTTTCTGTCAATGGATTACTAGCACCGACAATCGGCTTTATATCGGCTGGTTCGGCGTTTTAATGATTCCTACCCTATTGACCGCTACCATCTGTTTCATTATTGCCTTTATTGCCGCACCACCCGTTGATATTGATGGCATTCGGGAGCCAGTTTCTGGTTCTTTATTATACGGCAATAACATCATCACTGGTGCTGTTGTACCCACATCTAATGCCATTGGTTTGCACTTCTACCCCATTTGGGAAGCTGCTTCAATGGATGAATGGCTATACAACGGCGGCCCTTATCAGCTCATTGTCTTGCACTTCCTGATTGGTATCTTCTGCTGGCTCGGTCGGCAATGGGAGTTAAGCTATCGTTTGGGGATGCGTCCTTGGATTTGCGTTGCTTACTCTGCTCCTGTAGCTGCTGCGACTTCTGTCTTTTTAATTTATCCAATTGGTCAAGGTAGCTTTTCTGACGGGATGCCTTTGGGCATTAGTGGCACGTTTAATTTCATGTTGGTATTCCAAGCCGAGCATAACATCCTCATGCACCCATTCCATCAACTGGGCGTGGCGGCAGTGTTCGGTGGTTCCCTGTTCTGCGCGATGCACGGTTCTTTGGTGACTTCCTCTTTAGTTAGAGAAACGACTGAAAGTGAATCTCAAAACTACGGATACAAGTTTGGTCAAGAAGAAGAAACCTATAGCATCGTAGCGGCTCACGGTTACTTTGGGCGCTTAATCTGGCAATATGCCAGCTTTAATAACTCGCGTTCCTTGCACTTTTTCTTGGCTGCTTGGCCTGTAGTTGGTATCTGGTTGACGGCATTGGGCATCAGTACTATGGCGTTCAACCTCAACGGTTTCAACTTTAACCAGTCAGTTCTTGACTCTAAAGGTCATGTAGTTAATACATGGGCAGATGTGCTAAACCGCGCCAATCTAGGTATAGAAGTGATGCACGAGCGCAATGCTCACAACTTCCCCTTAGATTTAGCGGCTGGTGAGGCAGTACCTCTGGCAACGATAGCACCTGCAATTCACAACAACATTGTGGAACGCGTGGAAGCCACTTGA
- a CDS encoding metal ABC transporter solute-binding protein, Zn/Mn family: MSKKLPSTNSFRAILVALTIGFVGCGNQTARTAFTQTTTQVNENLPRVVATTSVLCDLTRQVAGNTVNLTCLIDPSANPQFYKPKQEDRRAIEQANLILYSGYNLEPNLIKLIKVTKNTAPKIAVGQVAVSKPQKFQKGDKNVTNPHLWHNTKNTIRMVEVINSNLGKLESSEAEAYTSNSKRITNELTQLDSWIKSRISSIPAKERKLVTTSNALSYYAKAYGIPLAGGLQAISSNENLTDARMKNLVTNIKRAKVSTIFPEAAINPNLLQTVAKQASVKISDRKLYAEGLGEPGSEADTYQKMMIANTRTIVEGLGGTYLMFKAKAAK, encoded by the coding sequence ATGTCAAAAAAATTACCATCAACTAATTCTTTCCGAGCTATTCTTGTCGCCTTGACGATTGGATTTGTTGGATGTGGAAATCAAACTGCAAGAACTGCATTTACTCAGACTACCACTCAGGTAAATGAGAATCTTCCCAGAGTCGTTGCAACTACAAGTGTATTATGTGACTTAACCAGACAAGTTGCCGGAAATACAGTTAACCTCACCTGTTTAATTGACCCTAGTGCCAACCCCCAATTTTATAAACCAAAGCAGGAAGATCGTAGAGCCATTGAGCAAGCTAATCTTATTCTTTATAGTGGCTATAATTTAGAACCAAATCTGATCAAATTAATTAAAGTGACTAAAAACACTGCACCGAAAATAGCTGTTGGTCAAGTTGCGGTGTCTAAGCCACAAAAATTTCAGAAAGGGGACAAGAATGTAACTAATCCTCATCTTTGGCACAATACCAAGAATACTATTAGGATGGTGGAAGTAATTAATAGTAACCTGGGAAAATTAGAATCTAGCGAAGCAGAGGCTTATACCAGCAATAGCAAAAGAATCACAAATGAACTCACTCAACTCGATAGCTGGATTAAGTCAAGAATTTCTAGTATTCCTGCCAAAGAACGCAAGTTAGTTACAACCTCTAATGCACTGAGTTATTACGCTAAAGCATACGGTATTCCATTAGCAGGGGGATTACAAGCTATTAGTTCTAACGAAAACCTGACAGATGCAAGAATGAAAAATTTGGTTACAAATATTAAACGAGCTAAAGTATCAACAATTTTTCCAGAGGCGGCAATTAACCCTAATTTGCTTCAAACTGTAGCCAAACAAGCCTCAGTAAAAATTTCTGACAGGAAGTTGTATGCCGAGGGACTTGGTGAACCCGGAAGCGAGGCGGACACTTATCAAAAAATGATGATTGCCAATACACGCACAATTGTAGAAGGGTTAGGAGGAACGTATTTAATGTTTAAAGCGAAAGCTGCTAAGTAG
- a CDS encoding YtxH domain-containing protein, with protein sequence MSNNRSGVFFGGLMLGATIGALTGLLVAPRTGRETRKILKKSANAIPDLAEDLSTSVQIQADRLSASALRNWDETLDRLREAIAAGVDASQRENQVLKRQTSVEDSDSLPQQLERS encoded by the coding sequence ATGTCTAATAACCGTTCTGGAGTATTTTTTGGCGGTTTGATGCTGGGAGCTACTATCGGTGCTTTGACCGGTTTGCTAGTGGCTCCGCGCACAGGGCGCGAAACGCGTAAAATTTTGAAAAAATCTGCCAATGCTATCCCAGACTTGGCAGAGGATTTATCAACGAGTGTGCAAATCCAGGCAGATCGTCTATCTGCTAGCGCACTACGAAACTGGGATGAAACTTTAGATAGATTACGGGAAGCGATCGCAGCAGGTGTAGATGCCAGTCAACGAGAAAACCAAGTCTTGAAGCGGCAAACATCTGTTGAAGACTCAGATTCTCTTCCCCAGCAATTAGAACGCTCATAA
- a CDS encoding DUF2281 domain-containing protein produces MTNKELLIQEIENLPPELLTEALDLIRSIKVNYTKKELEAGQLETIPLRDSRETSSDQEQLTYRPASGRSILRHAGTWEGDDFEECLQAVYATRGQAKFDDENLFE; encoded by the coding sequence ATGACTAACAAAGAATTATTAATCCAAGAAATAGAAAATTTACCGCCGGAGTTGCTAACAGAAGCACTTGATTTGATACGTTCTATTAAGGTTAACTATACAAAAAAAGAGTTGGAAGCAGGTCAGCTTGAAACTATCCCTTTAAGGGATTCTAGAGAAACTTCTAGCGATCAAGAGCAACTTACATACCGTCCTGCTTCCGGGCGCTCCATCCTTCGACACGCTGGCACTTGGGAAGGTGACGACTTTGAAGAATGCCTTCAAGCAGTATATGCTACCCGTGGTCAAGCTAAATTTGATGACGAAAACCTATTTGAATAA
- a CDS encoding TPM domain-containing protein, with protein MQSCFWRRILVSIAVFFLAGSIWVMHSPPALAYDNPELLPDTFTPVVDLAKSLPVLQEEKLVKDLEQFEADTGWKLRVLTQYDRTPGRAVIKYWGLDDKSILLVADSRGGNILSFSVGDAVYELLPRTFWIELQTRFGNLYFVREQGEDQAILQALESVKGCLLKGGCNVVPGLPREQWILTLITSVIGGVICGFAAQPREKGQVFAWQWALIFSPLWGILFLAFGIGPVVTRTSDWLPLVRNISGFLIGVLVAYLSPVFSRSSSSNEI; from the coding sequence ATGCAATCTTGTTTTTGGCGACGAATTCTGGTATCCATTGCAGTATTTTTTCTGGCTGGGTCAATTTGGGTCATGCATTCTCCCCCAGCACTGGCTTATGACAATCCTGAGTTACTCCCTGACACCTTTACCCCAGTTGTAGACTTAGCAAAATCTCTTCCTGTCCTCCAAGAAGAAAAGCTTGTCAAAGATTTAGAACAGTTTGAAGCTGATACGGGTTGGAAACTGCGAGTATTGACCCAATATGACCGCACTCCAGGTCGGGCAGTTATAAAATATTGGGGTTTAGATGACAAAAGCATTCTACTCGTTGCCGATTCTCGTGGCGGTAACATCCTCAGTTTTAGCGTCGGCGATGCTGTTTATGAACTTTTACCCCGGACGTTTTGGATAGAACTGCAAACCCGCTTCGGTAATTTGTACTTTGTCCGAGAACAAGGCGAAGACCAAGCCATTTTGCAAGCTTTAGAATCCGTTAAAGGCTGTTTACTCAAAGGTGGTTGCAATGTTGTCCCCGGACTGCCACGAGAGCAATGGATTCTCACCTTGATTACCTCAGTTATTGGTGGGGTGATTTGTGGATTTGCAGCTCAACCCCGCGAGAAAGGACAAGTTTTTGCTTGGCAATGGGCTTTAATTTTCTCACCTTTGTGGGGAATCTTGTTTCTTGCCTTTGGCATTGGGCCAGTGGTGACACGCACAAGCGACTGGTTACCTCTAGTTCGCAATATCTCTGGGTTTCTTATTGGGGTCTTGGTTGCTTACCTATCCCCTGTTTTCAGTCGGTCTTCTTCCAGTAATGAGATATGA
- a CDS encoding precorrin-8X methylmutase: MEWHVTDAQSLAIIDSEIENHVFSPAEYEIVRRVIYSTADFEYKSLIRFSERALQAGAAALAARTTIVVDVPMVQVGIAYEIQNTFANPLYCSMEALTRPQKEKTRAAWGIETLARRYPEGIFVVGQAQTALTALVDLIEAEEIRPALIIATPVGFVDVDEAKRRLQDSLVPHITIDSRKGNAVVAAAIVDGLVDLAWQAYGQDRNRGS; the protein is encoded by the coding sequence ATGGAATGGCACGTAACTGATGCTCAAAGTTTAGCAATCATTGATAGTGAAATTGAAAATCATGTCTTTTCACCCGCAGAGTATGAGATTGTACGTCGGGTAATATACTCTACAGCTGACTTTGAGTATAAGTCTTTGATTCGTTTCTCTGAGCGTGCCTTGCAAGCAGGAGCAGCAGCACTAGCCGCGCGTACTACAATTGTGGTAGATGTGCCAATGGTGCAAGTAGGTATTGCCTACGAGATTCAAAACACCTTTGCTAATCCCCTGTATTGCAGCATGGAAGCTCTGACACGTCCTCAAAAAGAAAAGACTCGGGCAGCATGGGGAATAGAAACCTTAGCAAGGCGTTATCCAGAGGGCATTTTTGTGGTAGGACAAGCGCAAACAGCACTAACAGCACTGGTAGATTTAATTGAAGCTGAGGAAATTAGACCTGCTTTGATAATTGCAACTCCAGTGGGATTTGTAGATGTTGATGAAGCGAAGCGACGTTTACAAGACTCTCTAGTGCCTCACATTACAATTGATAGCCGCAAAGGTAATGCAGTTGTAGCAGCTGCGATCGTTGATGGATTGGTAGACTTGGCTTGGCAAGCCTATGGACAAGATAGAAATCGCGGGAGTTAG
- a CDS encoding phosphate ABC transporter permease: MLVPLTRQKFEQVVPLIATGLQYKYYWGKFSNFLQRLLISVVAVVVILLVIVIFKLEFASIVFVVGVISAFFWLWYPVFQASMRNLQCRRYKYGGFFRGRVLDWWITDQLMGKTETVNSKGELVIIENREKQINLEVGDETGFSIEFVAPLRSAYKVITRGQIAEMVVMSNRSDLSIIEEFSDIYFPSRDLWVSDYPYLRRDFFNEVGRRLREDQQQKPRRRRRRTEE, encoded by the coding sequence ATGTTAGTACCACTGACTCGCCAGAAATTTGAACAAGTTGTCCCCCTAATTGCAACTGGTTTGCAGTACAAGTACTACTGGGGGAAGTTCTCAAATTTTTTGCAACGGCTGTTAATTTCTGTAGTTGCCGTAGTTGTTATATTGCTTGTAATAGTCATTTTTAAGCTTGAGTTTGCTTCAATAGTATTTGTGGTGGGAGTAATTAGCGCTTTTTTTTGGTTGTGGTATCCAGTGTTTCAAGCAAGTATGCGGAATTTACAATGCCGCCGTTACAAGTATGGCGGCTTTTTCCGTGGTCGAGTGCTAGATTGGTGGATTACAGACCAATTGATGGGTAAAACCGAAACAGTAAACAGCAAAGGCGAATTGGTAATTATAGAAAATCGAGAAAAACAGATTAACCTAGAGGTAGGTGATGAAACAGGATTTAGCATTGAGTTTGTAGCACCATTACGTTCTGCATACAAAGTTATAACTCGCGGTCAAATTGCAGAAATGGTAGTGATGTCAAATCGTTCAGATTTGAGCATTATTGAAGAATTCAGCGATATATACTTTCCTAGCCGTGACCTGTGGGTTAGCGATTATCCTTATTTACGGCGAGATTTCTTTAACGAAGTTGGTCGCCGCTTGCGTGAAGACCAACAACAAAAGCCGCGTCGGCGGCGTCGTCGCACAGAAGAGTAA